CGCGGGCCGCGTCGGTGGGCACCAGGTGGCGTCCCTCCGGGCGGAAGAGCGAGCAGCGCACGCCGGCTTCGAGCGAATGCAGGGCGCGGTGGACACTCACCGCGCTGGTGCCGAGGCGCTCGGCGGCGCGGCCGAGGCTGCCGGTCTCGAGGAACACGAGCAGCACCTCCAGCTTGCGGAAGCTGACTTGCTCGTCGATGGGGAGGGGCACGGCAGGATCAGGTCGAGGGATGGAACCGGATCCTCGCATCCGCCGGGCGGGGAATCGTGACGGCCGCCTACAGATTTACCCTAGGTTCCCAGCAGCGGGATGACCTCGTCGCCGGGAGCCGCCTCGCAGCCGTCACCCAGCGGAATCCACCCTCTCCGAACGACGATCTTCTGGTCGTCATGGCACAGCTCGGTGCGGGCCGCCTCGGGGGCCTGCTGGTGGACGAACGCCTCGATCGCGACCGGCAGGCTCACCTGGAGCTGGAGCGCCTCGACGTCGCTGCCGGGGTGGTCGCGCACGTGCAGCAGCGGCACGAAAGCGCCGGCGAGCAGCAGCAGGCGGGAGTCGAGCGTGATGCGGGCGGGGGCATAGCCTTGTGCCCGCAGCCAGGCCTGCGCCTCGTCGCGCGTGTGGACCGACCCTTCGGGTGCCCACGCCGCCGCCAGCAATTCGGCCACCCACTGGTTGCAGTTCTGGTAGCGCGTGCTGAACGGGTAGGCGTTGGCGCTGTAGTCGGCGTGCAGGAAGGCGAGGGCACGGGGCTTGTCCAGCGCCGTGTCGCGCAGCCGGGAGGCCAGCGGCGCGGGCAGGTGAACCACGGTGACGTGCCCGCGCCGCGGGTCGTCCATGCCGAGCAGGAAGCCGGCGACGCCCTCGTCGAACAGGCGCGAGCGCGACTCGTCGCACGCGTAGTACAGCTGGCGCACGGACCAGGCTCCGCCGTCGGCCCGGAGGGCGATGCCGGCGTGGGAATAGCGGATGTCGAAGCGCGCGAGGTCGAGGCCCGAGCGGGCGATGAGGGCGACGCCGCCCGGGGTGTCGTCGAGCGCCTGCCGCACGCGCGCCGCGAAGCGCAGCCTGTGGTCCTGGTCGGTCGCGTTGACTTCGGGCCGGCGCTCGCAGAAGTGCAGCGCGGTGGCGTGGGCGTCGACCCCGGCCGCGAGGCCGGCCATCAGCACCGCGCTGGCCGCGGCGACGCGGGGAGTCACCGGGATCAGAGGCGGACGACGCGCGTGCCGAGGTCCTGCTGCCAGTCGTCCTTCAGCGCGAGGAAGAAGGCCTGCCGCGTGTCGGCGTGAGCGAACTCGAAGCCGTAGGGACGCACGTTCGTGACGACGTGGTCGCCGGTGGCGATGGCGCGGGCCGCGAGGGCCTTCTCGGGCACGAACAGCACGAACTCGGGCGTGGCGGTCGGTTCGGCGCCCTGCAGCGTGAGGCGGAGCGTGCCGGGGCGGTCCGGTGCGGCGGCCACGTCGACCACGCGGTACTCGCCTTGGGCGACCTTCTTGTCCTTGTCGGGCGACGAGGCGTCGCTCGACCCGCCGATGGAATCGGAGACGCTGCCGGACGAAGCGGAGCCGGCGCTGGACCCCGCGCTGGAGGCGGAGGAGGCGGACCCTTCGGCGAAGGCGACGGGGGCGGCGAAGAGGGCGGCCAGGGTGAGGGTGGCGGTGGCGAGGAGGGGGGCGCGGTGCATGGGGTAACTCCTGGAAAGGGGTGCGCCGGGAGCGGTGGCCCGGTGGAGTGCCATTGTGCCTTGGTGAGATTTCAGGGCATGTCGTGGGCCAAGCCCGAGGTTCGAGGAGGCCGGGACGTGGCGGCCCGCATCCATCGCCTGTCAGAACGCATCGCGCAGCAGGCGAGGGGTGAGTCCGCTCCAGCGCTTGACCGAGCGCCGGAAGTTCGTGCTGTCGTGGATGCCCAGGTGTTCGGCGACCTGCCGGCTGTCGTAGCCGCGGCCGTGCATCAGGCGCAGGGTGGTGTGCAGGCGGATGCGGTCGATCTCGGCCTGGAAGTGGGTGCCGTGGGCGGCCAGGCGCCGTTTCAGGGTCGCCGGGCTCATGCCGAAGGCGAGGGCGGTGTCCTCGAGGCCGGGGCTGTCGAGCAGGGTGGCCTGCAGGTGGGTGTAGAGGGCGCCCAGCAGGCTGCCCCGCGGTTCTTCCGTGCGGGCCTGGGCCAGCAGCGCGTCGTGGGCGACGTCCGACGCGGCATGGCGGGTCGCGGGCCAGCACCGGTCGAGCTGCGCGGCGTCGATCAGCATCGCGTCGATCTGGCAATTGAAGCGCAACTGGCTGCCCAGGTGGGTCTCGTGGTGGTCGAGGTGGCGCGGGGGTGTGCGGTTGAACAGGAACCGCCAGGGCAGGCGTTCGCCCGCCATCCAGTCGCACAGCGATCTCATCGCGTTCATGTGCAGGTCGACGAGGAAGGGGCGCATCTCGGCGGGCGCGAGGGCGTCGGTCCAGTACAGCACGGCCTGTCCGCCTTCTTCCGTGAAGTGGGGGACCAGCAGCGGGGAGAGGCGGGCGGGATGTGCGACCAGGACCTGCAGCGCCCGGCGCAGCGTGCCGGCGCGCAGCAGTGCATGGCTGGCCGCGCCGAAATGGCCGGGGAGCGCCTGCTGGCCGAGCACGAACGGCGTGTCGGGGCTCGCCAGGAGGTGGAGGATGTTGCGCAACATCTGCAGGTACTGGGCCGGGCTCAGCAGCGAGTCGTGCGGAGCGAGTCCCGTGCCCTGCCACAGGGGCGCGGGGTCGAGGTCCAGCGCCTGGAGGTGCTCGACCAGCAGCGCAGGCTGGTGGCCGCGGTGGATGAGCGGCGTTCCGGCGTCGTAGAGGGGGCCCATGCCGCGCCTCAGGCCGTCACGGGCTCGGCGCCCGCCGGGGCCGCTTCGAGCATCCGGTTCAGCTGCGACAGCAGGGCCGAGGCGTCGCCGGCCACGGTGACGGCCGCGGTGCGCAGGTCCAGCGCGACCCGTTCTCCGCGGAGGGTGTGGAAGCGCATGCCCTGCACCATGCGGGCCAGGTGCCGCGCCGTGCGCTGCCCTTCGGAGAGGGCGGTCCGCGGGAGCAGCACGAGGAAGCGGTCTCCGGCGTGACGGCACAGGAGGTCTTCCGGCCGGAGGTTGAGCAGCAACTGGT
This genomic stretch from Piscinibacter gummiphilus harbors:
- a CDS encoding AraC family transcriptional regulator encodes the protein MGPLYDAGTPLIHRGHQPALLVEHLQALDLDPAPLWQGTGLAPHDSLLSPAQYLQMLRNILHLLASPDTPFVLGQQALPGHFGAASHALLRAGTLRRALQVLVAHPARLSPLLVPHFTEEGGQAVLYWTDALAPAEMRPFLVDLHMNAMRSLCDWMAGERLPWRFLFNRTPPRHLDHHETHLGSQLRFNCQIDAMLIDAAQLDRCWPATRHAASDVAHDALLAQARTEEPRGSLLGALYTHLQATLLDSPGLEDTALAFGMSPATLKRRLAAHGTHFQAEIDRIRLHTTLRLMHGRGYDSRQVAEHLGIHDSTNFRRSVKRWSGLTPRLLRDAF
- a CDS encoding DUF2145 domain-containing protein, with translation MTPRVAAASAVLMAGLAAGVDAHATALHFCERRPEVNATDQDHRLRFAARVRQALDDTPGGVALIARSGLDLARFDIRYSHAGIALRADGGAWSVRQLYYACDESRSRLFDEGVAGFLLGMDDPRRGHVTVVHLPAPLASRLRDTALDKPRALAFLHADYSANAYPFSTRYQNCNQWVAELLAAAWAPEGSVHTRDEAQAWLRAQGYAPARITLDSRLLLLAGAFVPLLHVRDHPGSDVEALQLQVSLPVAIEAFVHQQAPEAARTELCHDDQKIVVRRGWIPLGDGCEAAPGDEVIPLLGT